GTCCGGCCCTGGTAGCGGCGTCGAACCACGGGGCCCGGACGAGAAGAGCTCCGCCACGGGCCGGTCCGGATCGGCCACGGCGCCCTCGAGCAGGGCCAGGTAGTCGCCGATCATCCGCTCGATCGTGGCCGAATCGAACAGCTCCGTCCGGTACACGAGGGAGCCGCCGACGTTCGTGCCGTCGTCGCTCATGGTCAGGCGCAGCTCGCTGCGGAGCGTCTGGCGGTCCTTCGGCGAGCGCCCGAGCGGGCTCGGCGCCACGGTCGGCAGCCGCAGCGTCTCCTGCCTGGCGCGGGCGTGCTCCAGCTCGAACACCACCTGGAAGAGCGGCATCTCTCCCGGGCCGCAGTCCGGCCGCAGCGCGCTCACCAGCCGGGCGAAGGGGAGGTCCTGGTGCGCGTACGC
The sequence above is drawn from the Longimicrobium sp. genome and encodes:
- a CDS encoding condensation domain-containing protein, with product AYAHQDLPFARLVSALRPDCGPGEMPLFQVVFELEHARARQETLRLPTVAPSPLGRSPKDRQTLRSELRLTMSDDGTNVGGSLVYRTELFDSATIERMIGDYLALLEGAVADPDRPVAELFSSGPRGSTPLPGPDPAATAHTRPL